In Pedobacter heparinus DSM 2366, the following are encoded in one genomic region:
- a CDS encoding Piwi domain-containing protein, which translates to MKFENQDFGTTVFRKEAEAGVFKDGFSYYDFEVDGRNVKYEISDTALEGYTSFTLPSYLNVGLVSKKLYEKIIDASNQVNGRFILHPEKEYNRRIHFEIEPHPKGRKCVWVEPYFLKSKQVWGLLIGFQFIVSQNVLSGGYKVDRDIQIASGSLNARGLSNLDFYLFKYNHITTFIKNILPGINLNLNNAINSSLFPVESYLLDAKQYMFKDNRIDNSSYFGLSKYAPLQPVSKETTFYFIYRKSDRGIAVNLLKGLRGESHPNTFSGIQKFFKIPFTNDHIKGFALDDYNEPNISKVVEDIKAEVNNVLPVIITNSKKEESDDKLYFSLKHRFTNEGIPCQVVTKDLIINDNALKFSLGNIALQMFAKAGGIPWKMKPATTEYLIIGIGQSYNIEITEDGNKVEKNITYSVLTDSSGIFKDLQVLSEGVATDDSYYTQLVNNIAGIINNGKYKKIAVHTPFRLSKDKVLDKVVKLIDHNIELSVLVINDKTDFFGFDASNNGLVPFESTFLKLSSQEYLVWFEGIQPSNPKITKRFGNPLSIKFWYTNNPQFFQDIDYKESLLQDCINLSGANWRGFKAKQLPVSVFYCQRISEFIGKFRQYELSHIDINNLKPWFL; encoded by the coding sequence TTGAAATTCGAAAATCAGGATTTCGGCACTACTGTATTTAGAAAAGAGGCAGAAGCTGGAGTTTTTAAGGACGGATTTAGTTATTATGATTTCGAGGTTGATGGAAGAAATGTTAAATATGAAATTTCTGATACAGCATTGGAAGGTTATACCTCTTTTACACTACCGTCGTATCTGAACGTTGGATTGGTTTCTAAAAAACTCTACGAAAAAATAATAGATGCCTCGAATCAGGTTAACGGTAGGTTTATATTACATCCGGAAAAAGAATATAATCGCCGCATCCATTTTGAAATAGAACCACACCCAAAAGGCAGAAAGTGCGTTTGGGTGGAGCCTTATTTTCTAAAGAGCAAACAGGTATGGGGTCTATTAATTGGATTCCAATTTATTGTAAGCCAAAATGTATTAAGTGGCGGATATAAAGTTGATAGAGATATTCAAATTGCAAGCGGCTCCTTAAATGCTCGTGGGTTAAGCAATCTGGATTTTTATCTCTTTAAGTATAATCATATAACGACTTTCATAAAAAACATTTTACCAGGCATAAATTTAAATTTAAATAATGCGATCAATAGTTCCCTATTTCCAGTTGAATCATACCTGTTAGATGCTAAACAATACATGTTTAAGGACAACAGGATTGATAATAGTTCATATTTTGGCTTATCTAAATACGCTCCTTTACAACCTGTATCAAAAGAAACCACATTTTATTTTATATATCGAAAATCAGATCGTGGCATAGCTGTGAATTTACTAAAGGGCCTAAGAGGTGAATCACATCCAAATACTTTTAGCGGAATTCAAAAATTCTTCAAAATACCTTTTACCAATGACCATATAAAAGGATTCGCCTTAGACGATTATAACGAGCCTAATATTTCAAAAGTAGTTGAGGATATAAAGGCTGAAGTAAATAACGTTTTACCTGTAATAATAACAAATTCTAAAAAGGAAGAAAGTGATGATAAATTATATTTTTCTCTAAAACATCGTTTCACAAATGAGGGCATACCTTGTCAGGTTGTAACCAAGGATTTGATTATCAATGATAATGCGCTAAAGTTTTCATTGGGAAATATCGCATTGCAAATGTTTGCTAAAGCTGGCGGCATTCCCTGGAAAATGAAACCAGCTACTACTGAATATCTTATTATTGGAATTGGTCAATCATATAATATTGAGATTACAGAGGACGGAAATAAGGTTGAGAAAAACATTACGTACTCCGTGCTAACTGATTCTAGTGGCATATTTAAGGATCTACAGGTTCTGAGTGAAGGGGTAGCTACGGATGATTCTTATTATACGCAACTTGTAAACAATATTGCTGGTATTATAAATAATGGTAAGTATAAAAAGATAGCAGTTCATACGCCTTTCAGATTAAGTAAAGATAAGGTATTAGATAAGGTTGTTAAACTGATCGACCACAATATAGAGTTATCAGTTTTGGTGATTAACGATAAAACAGATTTTTTTGGATTTGATGCATCAAACAATGGATTGGTGCCCTTTGAGAGCACATTTCTTAAGTTGTCTAGCCAAGAATACCTTGTGTGGTTTGAGGGTATTCAGCCATCCAATCCTAAAATCACCAAGAGGTTTGGCAACCCTCTTTCAATAAAATTCTGGTACACAAATAACCCCCAATTCTTTCAAGATATTGACTATAAAGAGTCCTTGCTTCAAGACTGTATCAATTTATCCGGTGCGAATTGGCGTGGATTTAAGGCAAAACAGTTGCCCGTGTCTGTCTTTTATTGCCAACGAATTTCTGAATTTATCGGTAAGTTCAGACAATATGAATTAAGCCACATCGATATAAACAATTTAAAACCTTGGTTCTTGTAA
- a CDS encoding 4-fold beta flower protein translates to MTTLYNQQGRAIAYISDDNGSIYLYNGKPVAWLSDDNVYAYNGRYLGWIYNDWFYDRNGRPKFFTENSTGGPARPARAARPARSARTARPARSAREARPAKPARSLTWSILPDEEYFSQ, encoded by the coding sequence ATGACAACTTTATATAATCAACAAGGAAGGGCGATTGCATATATCAGCGATGATAATGGTTCAATTTACCTTTATAACGGAAAGCCTGTTGCATGGTTAAGCGACGATAATGTTTATGCTTATAATGGTAGATATTTGGGATGGATTTATAACGACTGGTTTTATGACAGAAATGGGAGGCCCAAGTTCTTTACTGAAAATTCTACAGGTGGTCCAGCGCGACCTGCCAGGGCAGCAAGACCAGCAAGAAGTGCAAGAACCGCCAGACCTGCCAGGTCAGCAAGGGAAGCGCGTCCGGCAAAACCTGCAAGATCATTAACTTGGTCAATTTTGCCAGACGAAGAATATTTTTCTCAATAA
- a CDS encoding FecR family protein, translating into MQFSDQFLRAINRYFNGTASEAEKDMINKWYHSHDDATVNVDVNQADYEQILESRLKQRIKESIGIQPVKQRRLWPRIALAAAAVAAIVFGVFFFKAPGKPEPGSGATNYTNDIAPGKNTATLTLANGKTIVLSDVKTGVIVGVNKLTYNDNTVISTEGRDLSSLRSVEMTSLSTPRGGTYQITLPDGSRAWLNADTKISFPSQFIGKERKILIINGEVYFEVAKNKEKPFIVVADQQEVEVLGTHFNINAYKDEGSTKTTLLEGSVKVSLLSGKRSDEGTVILKPNQQSLVTGSQGIAVKEVDAAEAISWKNGKFSFEREEMSSIMRKVARWYNVDVVFQEPLQEVKLTGSISRFEKVSKLLEMLENTKEVRFKIEGHKVYVTK; encoded by the coding sequence ATGCAGTTTTCAGATCAATTTTTAAGGGCTATAAATCGCTACTTCAATGGTACTGCCAGCGAAGCAGAAAAGGATATGATTAACAAATGGTACCATTCGCATGATGATGCCACAGTAAACGTTGATGTAAACCAAGCCGATTATGAGCAAATATTAGAAAGCCGGCTGAAACAAAGAATTAAAGAAAGTATAGGTATCCAACCAGTAAAGCAGAGACGCTTGTGGCCTCGTATAGCATTGGCCGCCGCTGCGGTAGCAGCCATTGTGTTTGGGGTGTTCTTTTTTAAAGCGCCAGGTAAACCTGAACCTGGTTCAGGAGCTACAAACTATACAAACGACATTGCCCCGGGTAAAAACACCGCCACCCTTACCCTTGCCAATGGTAAAACCATAGTCCTAAGCGATGTTAAAACCGGGGTAATTGTTGGTGTGAATAAACTAACCTACAATGATAACACCGTCATCTCGACCGAAGGGAGAGATCTCTCGTCGCTTCGCTCTGTCGAGATGACGAGTTTAAGCACCCCACGTGGCGGCACCTACCAAATCACTTTACCCGATGGCAGCCGAGCTTGGCTTAACGCCGACACAAAAATTTCTTTCCCGTCACAATTTATTGGTAAGGAACGCAAAATTTTGATAATAAATGGAGAGGTGTATTTTGAGGTGGCTAAAAATAAGGAGAAACCTTTTATAGTAGTAGCAGATCAACAAGAAGTAGAGGTACTGGGTACACATTTTAACATTAATGCCTATAAAGATGAAGGCAGCACTAAAACCACTTTGTTAGAAGGGAGTGTGAAAGTATCCTTACTTAGTGGGAAGCGTAGCGATGAGGGAACAGTAATATTAAAACCTAACCAACAATCCCTTGTCACGGGTAGCCAGGGGATAGCTGTAAAGGAAGTAGACGCTGCCGAAGCCATAAGCTGGAAGAACGGCAAGTTTAGCTTTGAACGTGAAGAGATGAGTAGCATTATGCGCAAGGTAGCACGATGGTACAATGTAGATGTAGTTTTTCAGGAGCCACTACAGGAAGTAAAGTTAACGGGAAGTATATCCAGGTTTGAGAAAGTGTCTAAACTATTGGAAATGCTGGAAAACACAAAAGAAGTACGTTTTAAAATAGAGGGGCATAAAGTGTACGTAACTAAATAA
- a CDS encoding RNA polymerase sigma-70 factor: protein MSAYSTYTDQELTALLKSGDEYAFTEVYNRYWRVLYALAYNRLRDTQSAEDIVHDVLVSIWKNRATAEVEHLNAYLARATKYMVFHVIKRAQKFSHDEHAMDNAELVIDQEDIEDRLHYKRLLEMVNTEVEMLPEKCRLVFKYSREEQLSVKEIAEKMNVSTSTVENQMNKALNILRKNVKNIHLILF, encoded by the coding sequence ATGAGTGCTTACAGCACATATACCGATCAGGAACTAACTGCTTTGTTAAAGAGTGGGGATGAGTATGCTTTTACTGAAGTTTATAATCGTTACTGGAGGGTGTTGTATGCGCTGGCCTATAATCGCTTACGGGATACCCAATCTGCTGAAGATATTGTACATGATGTGCTGGTAAGTATCTGGAAGAACAGGGCAACTGCTGAGGTGGAACACTTGAACGCTTACCTGGCCCGGGCCACAAAATATATGGTATTTCATGTAATTAAACGTGCGCAAAAGTTTTCACATGATGAGCATGCAATGGATAATGCGGAATTGGTGATAGACCAGGAAGATATAGAGGACAGATTGCATTACAAGCGCTTATTGGAAATGGTAAATACTGAAGTTGAAATGTTACCCGAAAAGTGCAGGCTGGTATTTAAGTATAGCAGAGAAGAGCAACTTTCTGTTAAAGAGATAGCGGAAAAGATGAATGTTTCGACCAGTACTGTAGAAAACCAAATGAACAAAGCTCTGAACATCCTGCGTAAGAATGTAAAAAACATTCATTTAATACTATTTTAA
- a CDS encoding SIR2 family protein — MNKQFGEDKIIILLGAGASCDAGMRNSTQMITDIESLLKGEWSSFKDLYNYIQSSHYHLERIKGVDSKSIMFNIENLVGLLNVIINISEKKVDVYPFIGSWEKELLVVAGHKLELAVKFKEEILSKLKNTWLSPDDFKRKSAYYKKLKETGYTMPLRIFSLNYDMCVEENLGMENIERGFGEDKIWDYRRYEPSQEQEISYFLYKLHGSLDWKRNTQNRLTYSDSISSINPLNMEIIFGVQNKLQSYDPYLFYFYAFREACIRSELIVISGYGFYDQHINDNLSSAIELDPNKRILVNVYECDSFDQDSYIKNLSALLKINSENITVQNCSAQEFFNNCLNLEYFSSLFPDDDNENVLP, encoded by the coding sequence ATGAATAAGCAATTCGGAGAGGACAAAATTATAATCCTATTGGGTGCCGGGGCGAGCTGTGACGCAGGTATGCGTAATTCTACCCAAATGATAACAGACATTGAATCCCTATTGAAAGGAGAATGGTCAAGTTTTAAAGATTTATACAACTATATACAAAGTTCCCACTATCATTTGGAGAGAATCAAAGGTGTCGATTCAAAATCGATAATGTTCAATATAGAGAATTTAGTAGGATTGCTAAATGTTATCATCAATATCTCGGAAAAAAAAGTTGATGTTTACCCTTTTATTGGCAGTTGGGAAAAGGAATTACTTGTTGTAGCGGGTCACAAACTTGAATTGGCAGTGAAATTTAAAGAGGAAATTTTAAGTAAGTTAAAGAATACATGGCTTAGCCCCGATGACTTTAAAAGAAAAAGCGCTTATTATAAGAAGTTAAAAGAAACAGGATATACTATGCCATTGCGTATCTTCTCATTAAATTATGATATGTGTGTTGAAGAAAATCTCGGAATGGAAAATATTGAACGGGGTTTTGGAGAGGATAAAATTTGGGACTATCGAAGATATGAGCCTTCTCAAGAGCAAGAGATAAGCTATTTCCTTTATAAATTACATGGCTCTTTGGATTGGAAAAGAAACACTCAAAACAGGCTGACCTATTCGGATTCTATTTCTTCAATAAATCCTTTAAATATGGAAATCATTTTTGGTGTGCAAAACAAACTACAATCGTATGATCCATATTTATTCTATTTCTATGCATTTCGTGAGGCGTGCATAAGGTCTGAACTTATTGTTATAAGTGGTTATGGATTTTATGATCAGCATATCAATGATAATTTATCAAGCGCAATCGAACTTGATCCTAACAAGAGGATTTTAGTTAACGTTTACGAATGTGACAGTTTTGATCAGGACTCTTATATAAAGAATTTAAGTGCCTTGCTAAAAATAAATTCTGAGAACATAACTGTTCAAAATTGCTCTGCCCAAGAGTTTTTCAATAATTGTTTAAATCTGGAATATTTTTCGTCATTGTTTCCAGATGATGATAATGAGAATGTCTTACCCTAA
- a CDS encoding GNAT family N-acetyltransferase: MKRAEPQHKARILNILTESFDTNLSVNYVVKQDTNWKQRIAALMEYSFEVCMMFGDVWISDDEKACALAIYPERRKTTLKTMWLDAKLILTSIGIRGIFKALKRESKIKRKQLNLSNYYLWFIGVDRNYQRKRIGTKLLAEVKDYATAIGRPILLETSTLSNLPWYEKNGFQVYEQLDLSYRLFFLKTVNAN; encoded by the coding sequence ATGAAACGTGCTGAACCTCAACATAAAGCTAGAATATTGAATATCCTTACCGAATCCTTCGATACCAACCTAAGCGTCAACTATGTCGTAAAGCAAGATACAAACTGGAAGCAACGTATAGCTGCGCTAATGGAATATTCCTTTGAGGTGTGTATGATGTTCGGTGATGTATGGATTTCCGATGATGAAAAGGCTTGCGCTTTAGCTATCTATCCTGAGCGACGAAAAACAACTCTCAAAACGATGTGGCTAGATGCAAAACTGATTCTTACTTCAATAGGAATACGCGGAATTTTCAAGGCGCTGAAAAGAGAATCGAAAATTAAAAGAAAGCAACTGAACCTATCAAATTACTATTTGTGGTTTATTGGAGTCGACCGAAATTATCAGCGAAAACGTATAGGTACTAAACTTTTGGCTGAGGTAAAGGATTATGCTACGGCCATAGGAAGGCCGATATTATTGGAAACATCTACACTAAGTAATTTACCGTGGTATGAGAAAAATGGTTTCCAAGTTTACGAGCAACTTGATCTAAGCTACAGACTGTTTTTCTTAAAAACCGTTAATGCAAATTAA
- a CDS encoding iron chaperone codes for MKNEKKNIQNVDDYLATLTPDQQRHLEKIRELVLSASPELEEGLNYSTPAYRTNGKLVVGIAAAKRHTGFYVMSEAVMNQFKDRLMEYELAKTSFSIPLDKVPSAELVKQIVLARTTENSNGKSKSTSK; via the coding sequence ATGAAAAATGAAAAGAAAAACATTCAAAACGTTGACGACTATTTGGCGACTTTAACTCCAGATCAACAGCGACATTTAGAAAAAATACGAGAACTGGTTCTATCTGCTTCCCCCGAACTTGAAGAGGGACTGAATTATTCTACTCCCGCCTACCGAACAAATGGCAAATTGGTAGTAGGAATTGCCGCCGCCAAAAGACATACAGGATTTTATGTAATGAGTGAGGCGGTTATGAATCAGTTCAAAGATAGGCTAATGGAATATGAACTTGCTAAAACCAGCTTCTCAATACCTCTTGACAAAGTACCCTCAGCGGAGTTGGTTAAGCAAATAGTTTTAGCGAGAACAACTGAGAACAGCAATGGAAAATCAAAATCCACTAGCAAATAA
- a CDS encoding DUF4209 domain-containing protein, translating to MLVFGTEMHVVTLLFVLLELIMFGIQLGYYFNQPDNKARFYYLILLFLLLLYNITGGLFPDKEITSISLHLQTIIAYGSGLVWDFTKYVTEKKPLATVARIYINALNRIANERYYKVEVYVFTKLKRALSIAILLKDKVLISECKNTIIAFEDTVSVDNLPGIWGHAFDMLVFNKQVGLTVSEEKSIIDELEAKLHRLLSFDQPDLIHYIWAAQNSATRLGDYYRKKSDKTAVKRVISKFALSSILANKDSSVAQVAGNAEEIYKLYMKYNMKEEAADMLLKVRDHSTKVPAEMKRVGAEITIPNEKLKEYLDGMTSGSLEESLYRLLITYIPVTETATKQLQDKSRKAPISYLFTQQLVDNKGRVITTIPPLAEDFESHLLREISNDMVIQAITLNILIDNLIDKYGLNSSDILLMLKECPVIYGNRIKIIEKGLDAYFAGDFLVAVHLIVPQIEEAIRNVVELAGGNVLKESRSGGFHVRTFDDILRDPIISEALDPELVNYYKILFTDQRGWNLRNNVCHGMTNFEEFNYQTADRLIHALLCLSFIKEIEE from the coding sequence ATGCTAGTATTCGGTACGGAAATGCACGTCGTAACGTTGCTATTTGTTCTTTTGGAACTAATTATGTTCGGAATACAGCTTGGCTATTATTTTAATCAGCCTGACAATAAGGCGCGTTTTTATTACCTAATACTATTATTTTTGCTGCTTTTATATAATATCACAGGAGGCCTATTTCCCGATAAAGAAATAACATCCATTTCCTTGCACTTGCAGACAATTATCGCTTACGGCAGCGGATTAGTTTGGGATTTTACAAAATATGTTACTGAAAAAAAGCCCTTAGCCACTGTTGCAAGAATATATATAAATGCCTTAAATCGCATAGCAAATGAGAGATATTACAAAGTTGAGGTATATGTTTTTACTAAGCTAAAAAGAGCTCTATCAATAGCTATCCTTTTAAAGGACAAAGTTCTTATAAGCGAATGCAAGAACACTATCATTGCATTTGAGGATACTGTTTCGGTTGATAATTTACCTGGTATTTGGGGACATGCGTTCGATATGCTTGTGTTTAATAAACAAGTTGGCCTTACGGTTTCAGAAGAAAAATCTATCATTGATGAACTGGAGGCGAAACTTCATCGGTTGTTGTCTTTCGATCAACCAGATTTAATTCATTATATCTGGGCTGCGCAAAATTCAGCTACAAGGTTGGGTGACTACTACAGAAAAAAATCGGACAAAACTGCCGTTAAAAGAGTAATATCCAAGTTTGCTTTATCATCGATATTGGCAAACAAAGATAGCTCGGTAGCCCAAGTCGCCGGCAACGCAGAAGAAATCTACAAGTTGTACATGAAATACAACATGAAGGAGGAAGCAGCAGATATGCTTTTGAAGGTACGAGACCACAGTACAAAAGTACCAGCAGAGATGAAGCGTGTGGGCGCTGAGATAACAATACCGAATGAAAAACTAAAAGAATATCTCGATGGTATGACTTCAGGTAGTCTGGAGGAATCACTATACAGATTGTTAATTACCTACATCCCAGTTACTGAAACTGCGACTAAACAATTGCAAGACAAATCCCGTAAAGCACCGATTTCATATCTTTTTACGCAACAGTTAGTTGACAATAAGGGCCGGGTTATCACAACAATCCCACCGTTAGCCGAAGATTTTGAAAGCCATCTTTTGCGGGAAATATCTAACGATATGGTAATTCAAGCAATTACTTTAAATATTCTTATAGATAATCTTATCGACAAATACGGCCTCAATAGTAGCGACATTCTTTTAATGTTAAAAGAATGTCCTGTTATCTACGGTAATAGAATCAAAATTATTGAGAAGGGATTGGATGCCTACTTTGCAGGTGACTTTTTAGTCGCAGTGCATTTGATTGTTCCACAAATTGAAGAAGCAATCAGAAATGTTGTAGAATTGGCCGGAGGTAATGTTTTAAAAGAATCAAGGAGCGGGGGATTCCATGTACGAACATTCGATGATATTTTGCGTGATCCCATTATCTCAGAAGCACTCGATCCCGAACTTGTTAACTATTATAAAATTTTATTTACCGACCAACGTGGTTGGAATTTGAGAAATAATGTTTGTCATGGCATGACTAATTTTGAGGAATTTAACTATCAAACAGCCGACCGGCTGATTCATGCATTGCTTTGTCTATCTTTTATTAAAGAAATTGAAGAATGA
- a CDS encoding alpha/beta fold hydrolase, with product MKIINLILITTMIALCTPSVWAQIKNSEHPITGYAPVNGLKMYYEIHGAGKPLILLHGSHATAATTFGGILPELKKHYKVIAVEMQGHGHTADINRPISCSAMAEDVSAFIKFLKLEKVDILGYSMGSGVALNLAVRHPDQVGKMVLLSPVYKATGIQPAYWPMLPQITPEVFKGSPVKLAYDSVAPNPKNWPVLVDKLKTLYSQNFDWDQKKIGAIKSPVMVIVGDADMVKPEHAVELFRLFGGGQFGDLQGLPNSELAVLPSTGHVGLLFRTDWLLAMIQPFLNKQTN from the coding sequence ATGAAGATAATAAATTTAATACTCATAACCACAATGATTGCTTTGTGCACGCCTTCGGTTTGGGCACAGATAAAAAATAGTGAGCATCCTATTACGGGTTATGCGCCGGTAAATGGACTAAAAATGTATTATGAAATACATGGAGCTGGAAAGCCATTGATATTGCTGCATGGATCACATGCAACCGCTGCTACCACTTTTGGCGGAATTCTTCCAGAACTTAAAAAACATTACAAAGTAATTGCAGTCGAGATGCAGGGTCATGGCCATACTGCTGACATAAATCGACCCATTTCTTGCAGCGCAATGGCCGAGGACGTGTCTGCATTTATTAAATTTCTTAAGCTGGAAAAAGTAGACATTTTAGGATATAGCATGGGTAGTGGTGTGGCTTTAAACTTGGCTGTGAGGCATCCAGACCAGGTTGGAAAAATGGTATTGCTATCTCCAGTATACAAGGCAACTGGTATTCAACCGGCCTACTGGCCAATGCTGCCTCAGATTACACCTGAAGTTTTTAAAGGATCGCCAGTAAAACTGGCATACGATAGTGTAGCTCCTAATCCTAAAAACTGGCCGGTTCTAGTTGACAAATTAAAAACGTTGTACAGCCAAAATTTTGACTGGGATCAAAAGAAAATAGGCGCTATAAAATCACCAGTTATGGTTATTGTTGGCGATGCTGATATGGTAAAACCAGAGCATGCAGTTGAATTATTTCGCTTATTTGGCGGTGGCCAGTTTGGAGATTTGCAGGGCCTGCCGAACTCTGAGCTGGCAGTACTTCCTTCAACGGGGCATGTGGGACTATTATTCAGAACCGATTGGCTACTTGCTATGATACAGCCTTTTCTGAATAAACAAACAAATTAG